The Xiphophorus hellerii strain 12219 chromosome 5, Xiphophorus_hellerii-4.1, whole genome shotgun sequence genome window below encodes:
- the notum1b gene encoding inactive palmitoleoyl-protein carboxylesterase notum1b, whose amino-acid sequence MRSRGGFRSSAGLSAVRSCLLLLFIHMSAPVEARRVRGGRAQTRRIQQQPQQPQQTPEQQRVEGPESFPLDFTAVESNMDNFMVQVKNLAQSLYSCSAQKLDQDMKLHLLRNLSVTCNDGSSSGFYIKESKGSRRWLLFLEGGWYCFNKQTCSSRYETMRNLMSSTKWPQSRRGTGILSPDPEENPHWWNANMVFIPYCSSDVWSGATPKTEHSDYAFMGSLIIKEVVKELLTKGLDKAKVLLLAGSSAGGTGVLLNVDGVAEQLQAAGHRGVQVRGLVDSGWFLDNKQYKTTDCLDTVSCAPTEAIKRGVRYWGGLVPESCRQAHVGEEWSCFLGYKVYPTLKSPVFVIQWLFDEAQLTVDNIHLTGQPLHEAQWRYIQNLGQELRSTLRDIPAMFAPACLSHELITRTYWMDIQVKGTSLPRALHCWDRSLQSTLHLNSSHGLNKHRTPPSRGCPLHLMDSCPWPHCNPSCPTIRDQLTGQEMSVVQFLKHMGFDVQKMAQQQGMDAKRLLGMLSNGS is encoded by the exons ATGAGGAGCCGTGGTGGGTTTCGAAGCTCGGCCGGACTGTCAGCGGTGCGCTCctgcctgctgctgctcttcatcCACATGAGCGCTCCGGTGGAGGCGCGGCGAGTGCGCGGCGGCCGCGCTCAGACCCGGCGGATccagcagcagccgcagcagccGCAGCAGACTCCGGAGCAGCAGCGGGTGGAAGGACCGGAGAGCTTCCCACTAGACTTCACAGCCGTGGAGAGCAACATGGACAACTTCATGGTGCAGGTTAAGAACCTGGCGCAGTCGCTGTACTCCTGCTCTGCGCAAAAGCTGGATCAAGACATGAAGCTGCACCTCTTGAGAAATTTGTCGGTGACCTGCAACGACGGTTCATCATCGGG GTTCTACATCAAGGAGTCCAAAGGCAGCAGGAGGTGGCTCCTCTTCCTGGAAG GTGGGTGGTACTGCTTCAACAAAcagacctgcagcagcagatatGAGACCATGAGGAATCTGATGAGCTCCACCAAGTGGCCACAGAGCAGAAGAG GAACAGGAATTCTGTCTCCAGATCCAGAGGAAAACCCTCACTGGTGGAACGCCAACATGGT TTTTATTCCTTATTGCTCCAGCGACGTGTGGAGTGGAGCCACGCCAAAGACCGAGCACA GTGATTATGCCTTCATGGGCTCTCTGATTATCAAGGAGGTGGTGAAGGAGCTGCTGACTAAAGGTCTGGACAAAGCCAAGGTTCTGCTCCTGGCAGGCAGCAG TGCGGGCGGTACCGGCGTCCTGCTGAACGTGGACGGCGTCGCCGAGCAGCTGCAGGCGGCGGGCCACAGGGGGGTGCAGGTCAGGGGGCTGGTCGACTCTGGGTGGTTCCTGGACAACAAACAGTACAAAACCACCGACTGCCTGGACACCGTCAGCTGCGCCCCCACTGAGGCCATAAAGAGAGGCGTCAG gtACTGGGGTGGACTGGTACCAGAGAGCTGCAGGCAGGCTCACGTAGGGGAGGAGTGGAGCTGCTTCTTGGGATATAAAGTCTACCCGACGTTGAAAA GCCCGGTGTTCGTGATCCAGTGGCTGTTTGACGAGGCTCAGCTGACCGTCGATAACATCCACCTGACCGGGCAGCCCCTTCACGAGGCCCAGTGGAGGTACATCCAGAACCTGGGTCAGGAGCTGAGGAGCACGCTGCGAGACATACC AGCCATGTTTGCTCCAGCCTGTCTGTCTCACGAACTCATCACCAGGAC GTACTGGATGGACATTCAGGTGAAAGGCACGTCCCTGCCCAGAGCGCTCCACTGCTGGGACCGCAGCCTCCAGAGCACCCTGCACCTCAACAGCAGCCACGGCCTGAACAAGCACCGGACCCCCCCGTCCAGGGGATGCCCCCTTCATCTGATGGACAGCTGCCCCTGGCCGCACTGCAACCCGTCCTGCCCGACCATCAGAGACCAGCTGACGGGACAGGAGATGAGCGTGGTCCAGTTCCTGAAGCACATGGGCTTCGACGTGCAGAAGATGGCCCAGCAGCAGGGAATGGACGCCAAGAGGCTACTGGGCATGCTCAGTAACGGAAGCTGA